A stretch of DNA from Anopheles nili chromosome 2, idAnoNiliSN_F5_01, whole genome shotgun sequence:
tttggaaaaaaaattcttcCTATGGTAAGATGATCGAATTTTTGTCGGCCAATTTTACTTACATTAAACTTCTTCGACTAGGTTTCCGCACACTTTTCCGATACTCTGGCGCATGGGCTGTCGGTTGCACCAGTTTTCACTGCACGGGACACTGGAAATTGTGgaattttctaatttttcgTTCACACCATTCCACGGAACACCTTCACGTATCGAAGAGAGAAAGCAGAGAGTTAGACGAGCACAGGTTGGCCCTGCGCAGTATTCCGGAACGCCATACTGAACTCGTTTGACATTAAGCGCTTAAAGTCAATAGAATTAACCATCACAGATCACGCCGGACTTACAATACATCGTTACATTCGTGATGTAAATAGTTTATTTAATCTTTTTACTGCAAATTAGTTCTTCATTCTTTTTCATATGCAATAAAATCtaaataattgaaatgaaaacctTTAAGAGCCAACCACTCACATTTAGCGTTGTCATTTACGGTCGAGAAATGTCAAACATAAATTGTCAACAAAACAGCTCGGTTTAccgaataataataaaataaatacaaatagtAATCCATAATAACAGTGAAAAAATACAATGATGCCGAATTACCCATAAAACTGCTAGTGTATAAATATCTTTTATCGCGTATAGTTTAAATTGACGTTTCATGAAGAAAACCCTCGTCTAAAATCATTAGATACGAAAGGCCACGAAAATATCCTTGCATTTAATAGGCAAAGCGTTCCCCCAGGGTACCCCTCATTCGAGGGGCCCGTGTTGCTCCGATTTTTTCTAGTGAACGATAATCCATCAGTCCATTAGATTTTGTAACATGACCATTCACCGAGCAGTATGGCTGTTGCTATGCCACCGAAGTCAGGTGACTAAAGGATCGTTTGATcatgaacaaacaaacttggcatgatcatcgtcatcgcttCTTCATCTAATAGATGGTGACCCGTTTACAACATTCCCTTTCGTACCAGGTTTCTATGAGAAAGCTTTCCCTCGAATGTCCAAGGGCACAATCGTGGGTGGGTGCTATCGTATCCGGCTCGTCTGCACGCAACGGTAGAAACTATGACCAAAGAAGTTTCTCTTCTTCACGCATCGTGAGTCAAAAGAAGGAAGGAGACAAGCCGTCGGAAAAGGTACAAACTGAtcacaaaaaccaaccggtGGAGCAGGAATCAAGGCTAGAGATTGAAACGAAGCATGGCAAGCTGCTGGTTAAAACTACACTTGCCGACTCAAAGCTCCAGGAGATTGTGATCGAGAAACCAAAAATAGAAGCCACGCTGAAGGAAACCGTTGCTGCAGGAGCTTCAACCAAGAAGGAAGATGCGGCAaaatcgatcgtgatcgatgAAGAAAGGCGCATGAAGGCAGACGCAGAACTAAAAGAACAGCTTGCCGAAAAGAATCGACAGCTGGCGAAGAAACGCATTCGGGTAGATTTTTCTCGTTCATCGTTGGAACGAAATTTTATCACTCCCGTGCGGGCCATGTccgattttttgttgaaacCGTCCGATTTGGAAGCGCTTTCCAGAACGAAACGACGCTCGCCATACGAACAAGAACCTGCGATAACCGTTTACTGGAGAAAGGATGTCGAGGCTAAGGCGATCGAAGTGTGGGGATCGCGTGAAAATCTGCTGAAAGAATGCCTAAAGCGGGAAATCGAGAAGAAGATGCACCAACAAAGTGAGTAGCATAGGAAATAAAAGAATAATGACTGTATAAAGGAATAAATACCGTATCTGTCCTTCACAGATATTTTTACGGTAAAACGCCGATTGCGAGATTACAGACGAGAAATTGGTAGTCGCACGAATGTCGTCGATTCGGAACCGGGCCTTTTTGGCAAATCGGGAAAAGTCGTCCTTACTGCTATAGCAATGTAAATGGCACATGTTCAGAAGATAAAAATTTCGCTGCTAACCAGtttcaatttttatctttCCTTTTCTAACCATGCTAGTAATGCCACGAACTGTTTGTTCAAATTCGGTGCTTGGCTTTACACGGGCTCGCACAGCATGTTTGCGGAAACGATCCATTCGCTCGCAGACACGATCAACCAGCTTATTCTGGCGTACGGCATTCATAAATCGACGCAGATTGCCGATTCGGATCACCCGTACGGATACACCAACATGAAGTACGTGTCGTCGTTGATCTCGGGAGTAGGTATTTTCTGCGTCGGAACCGGCTTGTCATTCTACCACGGTATCATGGGCTTGGTGGATCCACATCCTATCGACGATTTTTATTGGGCTTTCTTCATCCTCGGCGGTTCGCTGGTGTCCGAGGGGGCAACGCTCCTGGTCGCCATCAACAGCTGCCGGAGTGGTGCGAAGGCTCTTGGAATGAGTTTTAGGGATTACGGTAAGTTCGTTGGCGATTGGACCCGTTTTATAGTTATTTTTATTGTCTACTGTTTATCATCGTTACAGTTGTTCGCGGACAGGATCCGTGCGTGAATGTTGTACTTACGGAAGATGCGGCGGCGGTTCTGAGTGTAGTTCTAGCGGCATCCTGCATGGGATTGTCGACCTACACCGGATCTCCCATTCCCGATGCCGTGGGTTCGCTCCTGGTCGGCTGCATGCTAGGTGGTGTCGCTTCCTTTATAATTTACACTAACGTGGCCGCGCTAGTGGGGCGATCGATTCGACAGGAGAATCTCGACAAAATCAACGCCGAATTGGAGAGCGACATTATGATTCGAGCGATCCATGACGTCAAGGGTATAGATATGGGCAACTCGTTGGTTAGATATAAGGTACGATAACGGCCTTTTTAAAATAGCCGGTCGTTGGGTGAACCTTTAGGTGTGTAATTTGCATTCGTTGATTGTCTTTGCAGGCTGAAATGGATTTTGATGGGCGCGAGCTGACGCGAGTGTATTTAGACAAGCAAGATTTGAATATCCTTCTCGAGGAGGTACGCACGTtccagacgatcgacgagcTGGAAGCGTTCCTATTGAAGCATGGCGAAAACATTGTCGATCTGATGGGCGGCGAAATTGACAGGATTGAAATGAAGCTGCGGGTAAGTATCCCCACAGAGGAATAAACTTATCCACAATCGCCATCTATTAAACAATTTTTGATCTTATTTTGTTGTAGAAAAAATTCCCTGAAATAAGGCACTGTGATCTGGAAATATTGTAAGCTGTAAAAGTAATTTGCTTcccgtttatttgtttacacCATGCTATGATCACATAACGTGGCATGGCTTTACCACAATTGTAATACTATACGAAGTAAAAGAGAGctataaaagcataaaaagtTCACCGCGTTAGATGTTGCGTTTAGGCGTATTTGTGCTGCAActagagcaaataaaaaaaatgcaaagcaacaaaaaatattaacatCGAACTAACGTACTCTGTCTACTAATCCATTGCGACTTCGAGGATGGTATTTTTCCGCGCAAGATAAACGACTAACTCAAGTATATGGTTCTCTCACAGGATGACGACCCGAGGAATAGGATAATTTACTTAATGTGTTAAAACAAACTGTGCGCAAGATGTTTGAAGGACAGCTAATTTATATAGAATTTCGCTTAGATCATATTTCTCTTGTCGAGTTTATTACGTTtgaacaaacaataaaaaagctatACAGTATTAATAATTTGGTATTGGTAAATGTGTCTTCGGTGAGTTTCCAACATTTTTAGAAGATGCATGTTAATTTGAAACTACAGAAATTATAATAGACAAAATTTCTAGTAGACAAATTAATACTTTGCGCAGTCTATACTGTAGAAGTGTTTGTTCTCATGAATTACTTTACCGTTTCTTCGTTTGCAACGAGCAGAACTTCTGGCTGTAATTCGTCACCGAAATTATGCCACGTGTAGTTCCACCGCTCTGGTGCACCACGTGGATCATCCTCCATATTCGACGGTTGAACAACAGTGCTATTGTAGTCGGCCAACCGTGCAAGCAAACTCTGCACTATGTGTGGATGTTCGTCGGCCAAATTGTTGTACTCACAAGGATCACTTTCCAGGTCGTACAGACACACACCCTCAAGGGGGTTGCACTCGGTGGCCATGTGAGCACCGGCTCCGCAGGAAACCGTTGCCCCCCGTCGAAGTTTTGTGATACGTGCCCTGGGGGGAAGCATTTTTAACTCCCTCATTATCTGTCCCGCGACACACTTCTCGACAGTTTCCAGGGGGTAAGCTTTTTCGTCACGGATTCCTGCTGGTCCGTACCATCCGTCCCACGTTCGGTTGTAGTGCGTACCTTTGACGAGCTTCCAGTTTCCCACGGTAAGTGCGGCTGTGCCCCAAATGTCGTCGATATTGTGCAGTATCTCGATGCGCCGTGTCGGATAGCCTTTGCTCAGCTCGTTCCACACGCTTATACCATCCAGCTCGACAGGTAATGAGCTATATCAAAGCGCGAAGAAAGTAGAAGtgctggtaaaaaaaaaccaatcttTATGCTGTTCTTTGCACCGGAAAGTACCTGATATTGCCACCTGCGGCCTCGTACAGGGTTGGAAGCCAATCGGACACGTGCATTAGTTGATGTGATACTTGGCTAACATTTTGCAACAACGGACTCCAAATAAGTCCCGCACCACGCACGCCGCCCTCCCAGAGCGTGTTCTTCACTCCACGCAATGGCCAATTCGAAGCCGCATTGTCATTAAACCCATCAGCCGGGCCACCGTTATCGGTACTGAAAACGATTATGGAGTTTTCCAGCATACCGCGACCGTGCAATGCATTCACGAGGCTACCAACAGTCTTGTCAAGCTCCACCATCATAGCAGCAAATTTTCGTCGACGATAATTTTCGATGTGACCCAGCTCCATGACCGTCTCGTCGGGAGCTGGTAAAAAGTCGTACGGATTAGCAGAGTGTACGGCCGCGTGAGCCATATATAAAAAGAGTGGCGAGCTCTTATTGTGACTGTGCACTATACTGACTGCCTCCTCAGCGAGCACGTGCGTCGTGTACTTTCCATGTAGATCGTAAGCCACATCGTAACCCCGGCGCATGTCAAGACCCCAGTGGCCGTGTTCTACGGCCGTATGATCATTCATGTGATGATGGCCAGTCCAGAATCCTGTATGGCTATCGAAACCACGTTGCAACGGGGTGTACTGCAGCTGATAGTGTCCCAGATGCCATTTGCCAACGATATGATTAGCGTACCTGCGGATTGGAATTACTGAGGGTCACAAACGAGTCCAGATTTAACACCTGCAAGCAATAAACGGATGGTTTCTCACCCAAGATCTTTCAGGTACTGGGGCAGCAGTTTCTCTGATAATGGTAGACCACGTGGTTCCATTGCGTAAAGTACGGTATGTTGCATGCCCGTGTGAATCGGATACTTCCCAGTCATCAACGCTGACCGGGACGGTGTGCAAATTGGATTTACGTAGTACCGGTTGAGAATGATTCCAGAATATGCCAGGGCGTCGAGGTTGGGTGTCGGAATTTGTGCCGACCCGTGAAACCCCACATCGTTCCAGCCCAGATCGTcagctaaaataaaaataatgttcGGGGCACTGGCGCTCACTTCGCGTACTGCCTGCAGGAGTATAATAAGAAGCACTAATCCGAAACCATTCGTTGCACCAACCAAACGAGAAAATTTCGGAAATATTCTAGCCATGAATGAAGGAAACGCACAATTCCCGTTGAGGCAGCAAACGCGTATGGTACTGAGGATAATTGAGCCGTATTTCGATGGACTGCGAATGCGTGCGTTCACTTTAAGTAACGATTTTCGTATGCCACCAAAAAACCTGATCTTGTTGATCGTGAACTAGTGACCGGTTTCGGCTGCCTGATGAAGTACCGAAATGACCCCCAGCAGCACGGTGTAGCGCGTGATTGACTAACTAGCACCATGCCGTGCAATGGGGAATTCGAAACCGCTCCGGGCAGACCCCTGCTTCGCGTTGGCATAAACATTTATTACCAGCACGGGGTGCCTGTGGCAGACAGGACACATGCTTGTCGTCatttatttgtaaattttATCTGCACACCCCTTCCGTGTGGCTGAAAGAGCAAAGGGTTTTATTtggatgccttttttttgctaatggGCAACAAGCGTTGTACAGTAACAATTTCACCCGTTGTTTGGGCGGATGTGTAATGCAagttgttgaagaaaaaagtatttttgGGGTGCGGTAAAAACTTCTTTGCATGTGAATGGGTAGAAGAGCAATTTAAGATCATTAGTGTTTTTACTAATAGCTCATCAAGTGCAGCAGTGATTGTACATCTGGCGATATATAgtgagcaacaaaaacatcTTCAATACGATAGACATTAGTGACGTGTGGTGTAATTCTGAGCATATTCATGTAAAAGCAGCATGGACGCTGTtagaaaaatcataaataaaagttACAGCTGTTTCTCCAAAACAGCTGATAATTtgacgtttcgtttgtttttgttacatcAATCGCTATAAAATCGGAAGATGTTCACTACACGGCGAATTTTGCCGTTTATCTCTTATTGCAAAACTAATGTAAACTGTTTGAAAAGGTCACTTTCCACCGACACAAAAGTAAGTCTGTATGGTGAGTAGCTTTAATGCCGGAAAAACGATATGACCGTCTATCTTTGTTCCCTCAGAGTGAGACATGGCCACGAAAAGTGTTCTCCGGCGTTCAGCCAACTGGAGCTCTGCACATCGGAAACTACCTTGGGGCGGTGAAACGATGGGTTGAATTACAGGACGCTGGAGAGAACGTAACGTACTGCATCGTAGATTTACACTCGATGACCATTCCACCGGTATGTGAGGTAAAATTTCTTTAAGGAACACGCTTAACGCATTGATTTTTCCCACTAGGATCCTGAAACCTTACGTCATAATACACTTCAAATGACTGCTACTTTGCTAGCCTGTGGAATAGATCCGGCACGGGCAACTCTGTTTTTGCAATCGGccgtaccacagcacgcggaaTTGTCGTGGATTCTTGGCTGTCTCACAACGATGGCTCGATTAACTCATCTGCCGCAGTACAAGGAAAAATCGGCTAATATGAAGGAAATTCCGTTGGGCCTGTACCTGTATCCGGTTCTGCAAGCAGCGGATATAATGCTGTACAAGGCCACACACGTTCCGGTGGGCGAGGATCAAATACAGCAATTGCAGCTCGCCCAATCGCTTGCCCGAGCGTTTAACAACAAGTACGGTAAAACGTTTCCGTTTTGTGAGACGCTTGTTAACGATGGTAGTCGGTTAAAATCGCTACGTGACCCCTCCAAAAAGATGTCGAAATCTGATCCCGATCCGAAGAGCTGCATTATGCTCATTGATTCGCCCGATGCGGTGTTGGAGAAGGTGAAGAAATCGGTGACGGATTTCAAGTCCGAGGTAACGTTCGACCCAGAAGAACGACCGGGAGTGTCAAATCTGATTACAATTCATTCGCTGGTCAGCGGGAAAAGTGTCCAGGAGATATGTCTCGAGGCGGAAGGCAAAAATACCGGACAGTATAAGCTAATGGTTGCAGAGGCTCTGATTGAACATTTACGGCCTATCCGGGAGCGCATTGAGCGCTATACGCGGGACGTTGGCTACCTAGCCGGAGTAATCgaggaaggaagcgaaagggcAAGAGCAACTGCCGAGCAGACGATCGAAGAAGTAAAGGAAAAGATAGGCGTTGATTGCTTCAGTATCGGTCGATTACAAAGGAATGTGCGacgagaaaataaataaattgaaacccTATTATCTAGGAGAGCGAAGCtgaaatgttttttcttttaggtGTTAAGAAACGATAGCGAGTTATATGATGCATCAATTAGATCGGGATTAATGGTTTCCCTTGCATCTGGCTAAGGCAGTTGAACAGTTGTTGAAATTAGTAAATTTATGAATCAAAGTTGGCCTAGGCTGGTATTGAACGGAATGTAAAATAACATCATAGTGTTTGATTAGATCACATTGACTTCATTCGGTTTGACGGAAAATAATGGCGCAAACGAAGGCGATCGCGAAATTCTGGATCACAACACGTGATCAAATTGAAAGCGTTTTGATCCACGAGAAGCACATGCAAGCAACCGAAGCTACGAAGGATGTTCAGATAGTGCATGGATTAATTTCCGATCTCTATTGTCGGTACGTGCATTTGTGTCGAAGCCTAGGTCGCTGCTTTGACCAAACCCTGCAAGTACAGAAGCGAGAAGTGATTGAACACCTACTGCAAGCGGCCAGTACACGTATGCTGGAACTTGGCGCGAAAATGCAGGACATAGAACTGAGCGAATTTGTGTACGTGGATGGAGCATTGCAGGAGCAACATCTGATTCCTGACGATGTGCAGGCGGTGAGACCATGCTTCTTCCCGGCCAAACGTCCAGCGGAGCTGCAGGCGTTAGTTGATTCTTATACGTTGATGAATTTCACAAATGCTGACagcgatgatgaagatgattgCACGGACGAAAGCGAATCCGATGAGGAACCGACAGCACCATCCGATGGAGTAAAGCGTCCCGTAGTGATACGAGATAAGCGTAAAGAACGGCTCCAAGCTGCACTAGCAGTGATCACAGCACACGAAAAAGCACGCCAAGCGCGGGTACGCAAAACGAACTTTCGTCTACATCCTGATCGGTTCTATcccaaaccgatcgatgaaGATATTGAGGACGTGCGGTATGAATTTTCTTACCGCCCAGGACAATTCATGCTCTATCCCGTCAAGCGCACCGTCTATAACTGGGATTTTCGCATGAAGCAGAAAAATTTGGGCAATTTTGCGTATTACTCTCCACCAGGCTGGCAAGAGCCCGAGATAGTAGCTGAATCtgcaacaaaattaaaaatattaaaagaaagaaCAGCCATACAAAGCGAAAGCCGAAGGAGTGCTGAATTGGTTGAAGCGGCCAGACAGCGGGAGGAGGCAATAGAAAGGTTTAAACTTAATCGGGCCGCGGTAAAAATCCAACGTTATTGGCACAGGTATTGCTCGATGAACGCACAGAAGCGTCTTCGATACGAAAGATCTAAATTTCTTGGTCTGTTTAACGATTATGAAGCGAATTTGCAAGACGATCTTGTTGTAGAGGATGCACGTGCCGCTCGACGAGAGAGAAAGTTAGAATTCGATCAGAAGTTTCTCGAAGCGATTGCGGATGAAAAGGCCAGAATATTGCGCACACGTGGTCCGGCACTCCTCGAGGACATAACGGATTTCGTGAGGGCTTGGTTTCGACAGTGGCACGACGAGGCGCTCGCTTTCGATCTCATACCAGAAACCTTCGAGGGTGGTACGGTTCTGATAGTACGTGGAGAAACCTTAACCCCAATGGAATATCTAGAGCAAGAGCGACTGAAGCGGCTCGAAAAATTAAAGTCAGTTGAACAGAAGAAGAGAGAAGCCGACGCGAAAAAGGCGGCCAAGGATCGAGAGCTGGAAAAGAAGCTGGCAGAAAAGGAACGTTTGAAGGACTTGGCCCGCGAAAAGCGTGctagagaaaaaagggaaggaaaaacgtacGATTTCACCGAGCCTGAGTTTGTGAGTAATGCTTACGGTAAGATTGCAATCTATTACATTTTCACACGTGACACAAGTGCATGTTAAATTGGTATCCTTTCACATTTTCAGTTACGCTAGAAGAAACGCTCAAGCGATATCGCAGTGATTGGGCTTTCGTAAATGAGATGGATAACTTCAACGACCTCCCTCTGATGGAGTGGATTACGCTAGAAAAGTTTGCCGAAGTGCATCAGGAGCTCCACTCAGAAGTGCATGAGTTGTTGAAAACTGAACGAGAACTTCTTCAGATGGCTCtgtgcaaggacgaaaagaaaaagtacaaaccaccgaaacctAAAAAACCTCCACGAGTGAAAGGAGCAAAAGGCAAGAAACGCAAGGGGTTGGTCGATCCTACGAGCGAACGTTCCGTCGAATCGATTATCGAGGAGCTTGTGGAGCGGAATATTCTAAAGGCCTTCCGGGAGCGAACTTTCGATGATTTTATCGGAGACTTTAACTTCGCTGCTTTCGAGCGACGTAATCGATTGCAACAAGATCCTCCACCTGCAATGGGGGAAATTAGAACCATCTTGCGATCTTACCTCCACGGAATGGGTCCACTCGTGGTGCCGAAACCAAAATCGATCTGCCTACTTGCGCCTACAGGATATGGGAAAACGCTGCTACTGGAAGCGATCTGTTCGGAAACGAGCTCGGTACTGTTTGATCTCAGCGTGGAATCCTGTGCTCCGATTGAGCTCAGTGAATTTCCATACTTTATGCAGCTCATTCTGCGGGCAGCACGAATGCTGCAGCCAACCGTTCTCGCGATCGAGAACGTTCATCGGACATTCTACAAAAAAGTTCCACCTTCAGAGCAGCATCTTGAACCGACCAAATTAAGCAAGTATCTTTTTAAACTGATCGTGAAGCAACTGCAACCTGAAGATAAAATACTCCTGGTAGCGACCAGCAATCAACCATGGCTGGCAAAGGTGGGACCGTTGAAAAAGTGCTTCGAAAAATTCATAATTCTCCCCCGACCAGACTACGGTTCGACTAACCTCCTATGGCAGCATGCATTGCGCAGATTTCCAACCGTACCACGGGATCTCGATCTTTCTGCTTTGTCCAAAGTCACGAACGGCTATTCAGCTGGGCAAATAATTGACTGCACGAAGCAAGTGCTCCACATCAGACGTCGCATGCAATTCGGTCGTAAGCCGTTAAACGTGCAGGAACTTTTTGAACAATTTCTAGCTAGCGCTTCTGGCCCGCAGTATCCGATCAGCGATAAAGAGTACGAAAAGTATATTAAATGGCACcggaaagtaaacaaactgGCTAAAATGCGTGCTAAGATCGTAAGAGAGCGCGAATTACTTGCAGAACAGATGAAAGCTAAGGCGGCAAAGGCGAAAAAATAGCTTTTCATTTGGACACTTCCATCAGTTCCATACACCATTCCATAGCGAGTAGAAATAAACTAGGAATACTTTATTGATTACGGTAAACAAGagataaaaacgaaacaaataaatgtaGCCTTAACGAAATGGTGCACACGTACGCTACCCGAGGACTGGCACACAAAATATAATCTAAACGTAGACAAGAAAATCCTTTCTCTCAGTAATGGCTTCCGCAAACAGCTTGCCTACTTCTGTGGGAGCACCAAAAGCAATCTCCTCGTATTTCATCGCATAGCCAAATATGTAGTGGCGCCGAATTGCTGCCATGATTTTGCGACCGATTCCTCGACGACGGTACTTGGGGGCAACCCAAATACGAGATATGCCACACCTTGTcgtgtttaaaaaataaattggttTTTGTGTTACAATATACAATAATTTCTTATACAGAAAATCAGTATTTAGTGGCTACTTA
This window harbors:
- the LOC128731521 gene encoding zinc transporter 9 yields the protein MTIHRAVWLLLCHRSQMVTRLQHSLSYQVSMRKLSLECPRAQSWVGAIVSGSSARNGRNYDQRSFSSSRIVSQKKEGDKPSEKVQTDHKNQPVEQESRLEIETKHGKLLVKTTLADSKLQEIVIEKPKIEATLKETVAAGASTKKEDAAKSIVIDEERRMKADAELKEQLAEKNRQLAKKRIRVDFSRSSLERNFITPVRAMSDFLLKPSDLEALSRTKRRSPYEQEPAITVYWRKDVEAKAIEVWGSRENLLKECLKREIEKKMHQQNIFTVKRRLRDYRREIGSRTNVVDSEPGLFGKSGKVVLTAIAINATNCLFKFGAWLYTGSHSMFAETIHSLADTINQLILAYGIHKSTQIADSDHPYGYTNMKYVSSLISGVGIFCVGTGLSFYHGIMGLVDPHPIDDFYWAFFILGGSLVSEGATLLVAINSCRSGAKALGMSFRDYVVRGQDPCVNVVLTEDAAAVLSVVLAASCMGLSTYTGSPIPDAVGSLLVGCMLGGVASFIIYTNVAALVGRSIRQENLDKINAELESDIMIRAIHDVKGIDMGNSLVRYKAEMDFDGRELTRVYLDKQDLNILLEEVRTFQTIDELEAFLLKHGENIVDLMGGEIDRIEMKLRKKFPEIRHCDLEIL
- the LOC128728963 gene encoding arylsulfatase B, which gives rise to MARIFPKFSRLVGATNGFGLVLLIILLQAVREVSASAPNIIFILADDLGWNDVGFHGSAQIPTPNLDALAYSGIILNRYYVNPICTPSRSALMTGKYPIHTGMQHTVLYAMEPRGLPLSEKLLPQYLKDLGYANHIVGKWHLGHYQLQYTPLQRGFDSHTGFWTGHHHMNDHTAVEHGHWGLDMRRGYDVAYDLHGKYTTHVLAEEAVSIVHSHNKSSPLFLYMAHAAVHSANPYDFLPAPDETVMELGHIENYRRRKFAAMMVELDKTVGSLVNALHGRGMLENSIIVFSTDNGGPADGFNDNAASNWPLRGVKNTLWEGGVRGAGLIWSPLLQNVSQVSHQLMHVSDWLPTLYEAAGGNISSLPVELDGISVWNELSKGYPTRRIEILHNIDDIWGTAALTVGNWKLVKGTHYNRTWDGWYGPAGIRDEKAYPLETVEKCVAGQIMRELKMLPPRARITKLRRGATVSCGAGAHMATECNPLEGVCLYDLESDPCEYNNLADEHPHIVQSLLARLADYNSTVVQPSNMEDDPRGAPERWNYTWHNFGDELQPEVLLVANEETVK
- the LOC128728974 gene encoding tryptophan--tRNA ligase, mitochondrial, which translates into the protein MDASETWPRKVFSGVQPTGALHIGNYLGAVKRWVELQDAGENVTYCIVDLHSMTIPPDPETLRHNTLQMTATLLACGIDPARATLFLQSAVPQHAELSWILGCLTTMARLTHLPQYKEKSANMKEIPLGLYLYPVLQAADIMLYKATHVPVGEDQIQQLQLAQSLARAFNNKYGKTFPFCETLVNDGSRLKSLRDPSKKMSKSDPDPKSCIMLIDSPDAVLEKVKKSVTDFKSEVTFDPEERPGVSNLITIHSLVSGKSVQEICLEAEGKNTGQYKLMVAEALIEHLRPIRERIERYTRDVGYLAGVIEEGSERARATAEQTIEEVKEKIGVDCFSIGRLQRNVRRENK
- the LOC128731026 gene encoding IQ and AAA domain-containing protein 1-like, which gives rise to MAQTKAIAKFWITTRDQIESVLIHEKHMQATEATKDVQIVHGLISDLYCRYVHLCRSLGRCFDQTLQVQKREVIEHLLQAASTRMLELGAKMQDIELSEFVYVDGALQEQHLIPDDVQAVRPCFFPAKRPAELQALVDSYTLMNFTNADSDDEDDCTDESESDEEPTAPSDGVKRPVVIRDKRKERLQAALAVITAHEKARQARVRKTNFRLHPDRFYPKPIDEDIEDVRYEFSYRPGQFMLYPVKRTVYNWDFRMKQKNLGNFAYYSPPGWQEPEIVAESATKLKILKERTAIQSESRRSAELVEAARQREEAIERFKLNRAAVKIQRYWHRYCSMNAQKRLRYERSKFLGLFNDYEANLQDDLVVEDARAARRERKLEFDQKFLEAIADEKARILRTRGPALLEDITDFVRAWFRQWHDEALAFDLIPETFEGGTVLIVRGETLTPMEYLEQERLKRLEKLKSVEQKKREADAKKAAKDRELEKKLAEKERLKDLAREKRAREKREGKTYDFTEPEFVSNAYVTLEETLKRYRSDWAFVNEMDNFNDLPLMEWITLEKFAEVHQELHSEVHELLKTERELLQMALCKDEKKKYKPPKPKKPPRVKGAKGKKRKGLVDPTSERSVESIIEELVERNILKAFRERTFDDFIGDFNFAAFERRNRLQQDPPPAMGEIRTILRSYLHGMGPLVVPKPKSICLLAPTGYGKTLLLEAICSETSSVLFDLSVESCAPIELSEFPYFMQLILRAARMLQPTVLAIENVHRTFYKKVPPSEQHLEPTKLSKYLFKLIVKQLQPEDKILLVATSNQPWLAKVGPLKKCFEKFIILPRPDYGSTNLLWQHALRRFPTVPRDLDLSALSKVTNGYSAGQIIDCTKQVLHIRRRMQFGRKPLNVQELFEQFLASASGPQYPISDKEYEKYIKWHRKVNKLAKMRAKIVRERELLAEQMKAKAAKAKK